In Vibrio sp. STUT-A11, a genomic segment contains:
- a CDS encoding acetolactate synthase 3 large subunit: MTAMLSGAEMVVQSLIEENVSQIFGYPGGSVLDIYDALHAKTDQIKHVLVRHEQAATHMADGYARATGKPGVVLVCSGPGATNTITGIATAYMDSIPMIVISGNVPNNLIGNDAFQECDIVGVSRPVVKHSFLVKKAEDIPETIKKAFYISTTGRPGPVVIDLPKDVMNPQIKLPYQYPESISMRSYKPTTSGHKGQIKKALKSLLEAKKPVLYVGGGAVISGAHEHILELADKLDLPVVSTLMGLGAFPGTHKNSLGMLGMHGTYEANMAMHEADLIFGIGVRFDDRTTNNLEKYCPNAKVMHIDIDPSSISKNVKVDLPIVGSAEKVLTTMLGLLAEQDASNDEEAIQAWWEDINVWRDRQCLAYDTSPERIKPQQVIETLHKLTNGDAYVASDVGQHQMFAALYYPFNKPRRWINSGGLGTMGFGLPAGMGVKFAMPEEEVVVVTGDGSIQMNIQELSTAMQYDIPVKIINLNNRFLGMVKQWQDIIYQGRHSNSYMSSVPDFAAIAEAYGHVGIRIETPDQLEAGLQKALDMKDRLVFVDINVDETEHVYPMQIKGEGMDKMWLSKTERT; this comes from the coding sequence ATGACAGCAATGTTGTCAGGCGCAGAGATGGTTGTGCAATCTCTGATCGAAGAGAATGTATCGCAGATCTTTGGTTACCCTGGCGGTTCCGTTCTAGATATCTACGACGCGCTGCACGCCAAAACCGACCAAATTAAACACGTATTAGTAAGACATGAACAAGCGGCGACGCACATGGCCGATGGTTATGCTCGTGCCACCGGTAAACCGGGTGTCGTACTGGTATGTTCAGGTCCTGGCGCGACCAATACGATTACAGGTATTGCGACCGCTTACATGGACTCAATCCCAATGATCGTTATCTCAGGTAACGTACCGAACAACCTGATTGGTAACGATGCATTCCAAGAATGTGACATTGTTGGTGTATCTCGCCCAGTGGTAAAACACAGCTTTTTAGTAAAGAAAGCAGAAGATATCCCTGAAACCATCAAGAAAGCGTTTTACATTTCGACGACTGGTCGCCCAGGTCCAGTTGTGATTGATTTGCCAAAAGATGTCATGAATCCGCAAATCAAACTGCCTTACCAGTATCCGGAAAGCATTTCGATGCGTTCGTACAAGCCGACCACTTCTGGTCATAAAGGCCAAATCAAGAAAGCACTCAAGTCTTTGCTTGAAGCGAAAAAACCAGTGCTTTATGTCGGTGGTGGTGCGGTGATTTCTGGTGCACACGAACACATCCTTGAGCTGGCTGACAAGCTTGATCTTCCGGTAGTGAGCACGTTAATGGGCTTAGGCGCATTCCCAGGCACACACAAAAACTCTCTGGGCATGCTGGGCATGCACGGTACCTACGAAGCCAACATGGCAATGCATGAAGCTGACCTGATATTTGGTATTGGGGTTCGTTTTGATGACCGTACAACCAACAACCTGGAAAAATACTGCCCTAACGCAAAAGTCATGCACATAGATATCGACCCATCGTCGATTTCGAAAAACGTGAAAGTGGACTTACCTATCGTTGGTTCGGCAGAAAAAGTACTGACAACCATGCTAGGTTTGCTGGCAGAGCAAGATGCTTCAAACGACGAAGAAGCCATTCAGGCCTGGTGGGAAGACATTAATGTATGGCGAGATCGTCAATGCTTAGCTTATGACACATCTCCAGAACGGATTAAGCCGCAGCAAGTTATTGAAACTCTGCACAAACTGACCAATGGCGATGCTTATGTTGCTTCAGATGTAGGTCAGCACCAAATGTTTGCTGCGCTTTACTACCCATTTAATAAACCACGTCGTTGGATCAACTCTGGTGGTCTGGGTACGATGGGGTTCGGTCTTCCTGCTGGCATGGGCGTTAAGTTTGCCATGCCAGAAGAAGAAGTGGTTGTGGTTACTGGTGACGGTAGTATTCAAATGAATATTCAAGAGTTGTCGACCGCAATGCAGTACGACATCCCAGTGAAGATCATCAACCTGAATAACCGTTTCCTAGGCATGGTAAAACAGTGGCAAGACATTATTTACCAAGGTCGTCACTCTAATTCATACATGAGTTCTGTTCCTGATTTTGCAGCAATTGCAGAAGCTTATGGTCACGTTGGTATTCGTATCGAGACACCAGATCAGTTAGAAGCTGGTCTACAAAAAGCACTCGATATGAAAGACCGATTGGTTTTCGTTGATATTAATGTCGATGAAACTGAGCACGTTTACCCTATGCAGATTAAAGGCGAGGGTATGGACAAAATGTGGCTAAGCAAAACGGAGAGAACTTAA
- a CDS encoding SH3 domain-containing protein, with product MAKAKQFGCSALALTLISLSGCQLFQSHTSQSVPLVVANDHAQVIALIRDQMDMYLSYEGRASFLNQMLVALESDNRDKFKGKDPETYAWWKIRVQPNQWYQAEGIRPMEEGIEVYHDLAFIDVPYRSKSTLYLRSKPGPDGEELSQITKGEVFNVIAKVADWYLVEQRGVIKGYVHKDYARSNVGERDILSTPPNPLLDSPKSTDPNYQYYYELQGSYTCRVLSYELSKGGEFTTGALRACRKQRKVWYIDSPQA from the coding sequence ATGGCTAAAGCAAAACAATTTGGATGTTCAGCACTAGCATTAACATTGATCAGCTTATCTGGTTGTCAGCTGTTTCAATCACACACGAGTCAGAGCGTTCCACTCGTCGTTGCCAATGATCATGCTCAAGTTATTGCATTGATCCGTGATCAAATGGATATGTACTTAAGTTATGAGGGCCGAGCGTCGTTTTTAAATCAGATGTTGGTTGCTCTGGAGTCCGACAATCGAGACAAATTTAAAGGTAAAGATCCAGAGACGTATGCGTGGTGGAAGATTCGTGTGCAACCTAATCAATGGTATCAGGCGGAAGGCATCAGGCCCATGGAAGAGGGAATTGAGGTTTACCATGACTTAGCGTTTATCGATGTGCCATATCGCTCAAAGTCGACGTTGTATTTACGCTCAAAACCCGGTCCAGATGGTGAAGAACTGAGCCAGATTACTAAAGGTGAAGTCTTTAATGTTATTGCTAAAGTCGCGGATTGGTACCTTGTCGAGCAAAGAGGTGTGATCAAAGGCTATGTCCATAAAGATTACGCGCGGAGTAATGTCGGAGAGCGTGACATACTTTCCACGCCACCGAATCCATTACTGGATTCGCCTAAGTCCACAGACCCAAATTACCAATATTATTATGAACTACAGGGAAGCTATACCTGTCGCGTTCTCAGCTATGAGTTGAGCAAAGGTGGTGAATTTACCACTGGAGCCTTACGAGCGTGCCGTAAGCAGAGAAAGGTCTGGTATATCGACTCGCCACAAGCCTAA
- a CDS encoding long-chain fatty acid--CoA ligase: MAKLDFHIVKRIREQIAKGDTRVALKHKVGNEWQGITWQQFGQQVDELSLALLAQGLRVQDKVGIFSNNMPQWTIADIAALQVRSVTVPIYPTNTAAQSAYILDNADVKVLFVGEQPQFDAAVSIFEQCSQLELIVAMSDDIELSDHSFVITWKDFVAKGNAGYQQELDARVAQACEDDLLTLIYTSGTTGQPKGVMLDYANIAAQLEGHDKRLSLTQDDVSLCFLPLSHVFERAWTFYVLYKGATNCYLKDTAQVRDALSQVRPTVMCAVPRFYEKIFSAIHEKVSRAPIHRKIMFTWAVNMGAKMALCDQEKRQPSIMLRKAHALADKLVLSKLRALLGGRINFMPCGGAKLDETIGRFFHAMGINVKLGYGMTETTATVSCWDDHCFDPDSIGSSMPGAQVKIGANNEILVRGPMVMRGYYKMPEETEKTFDEHGFLKTGDAGHIDQNGNLFITDRIKELMKTSGGKYIAPQMIEGAIGKDHFIEQIAVIADTRKFVSALIVPCFDSLEEYAKELNIAYHDRVELIKHHQVVEMLEKRVNELQKELAKFEQVKKFKLLPKAFSMDDGELTPTQKLRRKVINDKYQDEIEEMYKEKH, from the coding sequence ATGGCCAAGTTAGATTTTCATATCGTTAAACGTATTCGTGAACAAATTGCGAAAGGTGATACTCGCGTTGCTCTAAAACACAAAGTGGGCAATGAATGGCAAGGTATTACTTGGCAGCAATTTGGTCAGCAAGTGGATGAACTATCGCTTGCACTTTTGGCTCAGGGATTGAGAGTTCAAGATAAGGTCGGCATTTTTTCAAATAACATGCCGCAATGGACGATCGCGGATATTGCCGCACTGCAAGTACGTAGTGTGACGGTTCCTATCTATCCGACTAATACGGCTGCGCAGTCGGCGTATATCCTCGACAATGCAGACGTGAAAGTTCTGTTTGTCGGTGAGCAGCCTCAGTTTGATGCAGCCGTCAGTATTTTCGAGCAGTGCAGTCAGCTAGAACTGATCGTGGCGATGTCTGACGATATCGAGCTCAGCGACCATTCATTTGTTATCACTTGGAAGGACTTTGTCGCTAAAGGCAATGCTGGTTACCAACAAGAGTTGGACGCTCGTGTTGCACAGGCTTGTGAAGATGATTTGCTTACCCTGATTTATACCTCTGGTACAACAGGACAGCCGAAAGGGGTAATGCTGGATTACGCCAATATTGCCGCGCAGCTAGAAGGACATGACAAACGCTTGAGCCTGACTCAGGATGACGTCTCGCTGTGTTTCCTGCCATTGTCTCATGTGTTCGAGCGAGCGTGGACATTCTATGTCCTGTATAAAGGCGCAACCAACTGTTACCTCAAAGATACAGCGCAAGTGCGAGACGCGCTCAGTCAGGTTCGTCCAACTGTGATGTGTGCAGTGCCTCGCTTCTACGAAAAGATTTTTTCTGCGATTCATGAAAAGGTGTCTCGCGCACCGATCCACCGTAAGATCATGTTTACCTGGGCGGTGAACATGGGCGCTAAAATGGCGTTATGCGATCAGGAAAAGCGTCAGCCTTCAATCATGCTACGTAAAGCTCATGCTCTGGCTGATAAGCTGGTACTGAGTAAGCTACGTGCGCTATTAGGCGGGCGTATTAACTTTATGCCTTGTGGCGGCGCGAAGCTGGATGAAACCATCGGCCGTTTCTTCCATGCGATGGGCATTAACGTTAAGTTAGGCTACGGCATGACGGAAACAACCGCGACCGTATCCTGTTGGGATGATCACTGCTTTGATCCTGACTCTATCGGCTCATCAATGCCTGGCGCACAAGTGAAAATCGGTGCAAACAACGAAATTCTGGTTCGTGGCCCTATGGTCATGCGTGGTTACTACAAAATGCCAGAAGAGACAGAAAAAACGTTCGATGAGCACGGCTTCCTGAAAACTGGCGATGCGGGTCATATTGATCAAAACGGCAATCTTTTTATCACCGATCGTATTAAAGAGTTGATGAAAACCTCGGGTGGTAAGTACATTGCGCCACAAATGATCGAAGGTGCTATCGGTAAAGATCACTTTATCGAGCAGATTGCGGTGATCGCGGATACACGCAAATTCGTTTCAGCACTGATCGTCCCTTGTTTTGATTCGTTGGAAGAGTATGCCAAAGAGCTGAACATTGCGTATCACGATCGTGTTGAACTGATTAAACATCATCAAGTCGTAGAAATGCTCGAAAAGCGAGTCAATGAACTGCAAAAAGAGCTGGCTAAGTTTGAACAAGTTAAAAAGTTCAAACTGTTGCCAAAGGCTTTCTCGATGGATGATGGCGAGCTAACACCGACACAAAAACTGCGTCGTAAAGTTATCAACGACAAATACCAAGACGAAATCGAAGAAATGTACAAGGAAAAGCATTAG
- the pykF gene encoding pyruvate kinase PykF: MKKTKIVCTIGPKTESVEKLTELVNAGMNVMRLNFSHGDYEEHGTRIANFRQVMEATGKQLAILLDTKGPEIRTIKLEGGNDVDLVAGQEFTFTTDTSVVGNKDTVAVTYAGFAADLNVGNTILVDDGLIEMEVIATTETEVKCKVLNNGALGENKGVNLPGVSVNLPALSEKDKNDLKFGCEQGVDFVAASFIRKASDVQEIRDVLAANGGENIHIISKIENQEGVDNFDEILELSDGIMVARGDLGVEIPAEEVIFAQKMMIEKCNRARKMVITATQMLDSMINNPRPTRAEAGDVANAVMDGTDAVMLSGETAKGKYPVEAVTIMAQIAKRTDSVLKAELGDRLDSPRLRITEAVCKGAVDTAEKLAAPLIVVATEGGKSARSVRKYFPTANILALTTNTKTAAQLVLTKGVTPVVVESIANTDAFYVTGKELALESGLGNKGDIVVMVSGALVASGTTNTASVHVL, from the coding sequence ATGAAAAAGACCAAAATCGTTTGTACGATTGGCCCTAAAACTGAATCTGTAGAGAAGCTAACTGAACTAGTAAACGCAGGCATGAACGTTATGCGTCTTAACTTCTCTCACGGTGACTATGAAGAGCACGGCACTCGTATTGCGAACTTCCGCCAAGTAATGGAAGCAACTGGCAAACAACTGGCAATCCTTCTTGATACTAAAGGTCCAGAAATCCGTACTATCAAACTAGAAGGCGGTAACGACGTTGATCTAGTTGCTGGTCAAGAATTCACTTTCACAACTGACACTTCAGTTGTTGGTAACAAAGACACTGTAGCAGTAACTTACGCTGGTTTCGCAGCAGACCTAAACGTTGGTAACACTATCCTTGTAGACGACGGTCTAATCGAGATGGAAGTTATCGCAACGACTGAAACTGAAGTTAAATGTAAAGTACTTAACAACGGTGCTCTAGGTGAAAACAAAGGTGTTAACCTACCTGGCGTTTCTGTAAACCTTCCAGCTCTTTCTGAAAAAGATAAGAACGACCTTAAGTTTGGTTGTGAGCAAGGCGTAGACTTCGTTGCGGCTTCTTTCATCCGTAAAGCTTCTGACGTTCAAGAAATTCGTGACGTACTTGCTGCAAACGGCGGCGAGAACATCCACATCATCTCTAAGATCGAAAACCAAGAAGGTGTTGATAACTTCGACGAGATCCTAGAGCTTTCTGACGGCATCATGGTTGCACGTGGTGACCTGGGTGTTGAAATCCCAGCAGAAGAAGTAATCTTCGCTCAGAAAATGATGATCGAGAAGTGTAACCGTGCACGTAAGATGGTTATCACTGCAACTCAAATGCTTGATTCTATGATCAACAACCCACGTCCTACTCGTGCAGAAGCAGGCGACGTTGCGAACGCTGTTATGGACGGTACTGACGCAGTAATGCTTTCTGGTGAAACTGCAAAAGGTAAATACCCTGTTGAAGCGGTAACTATCATGGCGCAAATCGCTAAGCGTACTGATTCAGTGCTTAAAGCTGAACTGGGTGATCGTCTAGACAGCCCACGTCTACGTATCACTGAAGCGGTATGTAAAGGCGCTGTAGACACTGCAGAGAAACTGGCTGCTCCACTGATCGTTGTTGCAACTGAAGGCGGTAAGTCTGCACGTTCAGTACGTAAGTACTTCCCAACTGCAAACATCCTAGCTCTAACAACTAACACTAAGACAGCTGCACAGCTTGTTCTGACTAAAGGTGTAACTCCTGTTGTTGTTGAGTCTATCGCAAACACTGACGCGTTCTACGTGACAGGTAAAGAGCTTGCTCTAGAGTCTGGCCTAGGTAACAAAGGCGACATCGTTGTGATGGTTTCTGGTGCTCTAGTAGCTTCAGGCACTACAAACACAGCGTCTGTACACGTACTATAA
- the calR gene encoding LysR family transcriptional regulator CalR — protein sequence MLDKKDAMSAIASYRMESTLRGVDLNLLTVFDAVMQEQNITRAAHNLGMSQPAVSNAVARLKVMFNDELFMRQGRGIQPTQRARQLFGPIRQALQLIRNELPSSVFQPESSTRLFKLAICSPCDLRFAPKIMSKVAQQAPSVQLHLDAEFDRLLSERMRYQEIDFVIDYARFDEQGFSSTEIFKDELVVIASKTHSRIQGMVSAEQLINEKHAKLSKVHGQRSFSEQAYRELDCQAAYEGSSLSNLLYVVSQSELVTIAPRWIAENAVNSDQLQILDLPFESQEISGYLSWHESSEKDKGHIWLRDQLMMICGEVIAQK from the coding sequence ATGTTAGATAAAAAAGACGCGATGAGCGCAATTGCTAGCTACCGTATGGAAAGCACTTTACGAGGTGTAGATTTAAACTTGTTAACGGTATTTGATGCCGTGATGCAGGAGCAAAATATCACTCGTGCAGCACACAACTTAGGCATGTCTCAACCAGCGGTAAGTAACGCAGTGGCACGACTAAAAGTGATGTTTAATGACGAACTCTTTATGCGTCAGGGCCGAGGCATTCAGCCAACACAGCGTGCACGTCAGTTATTTGGTCCTATCCGTCAGGCGTTACAACTAATCCGCAACGAGCTACCAAGCTCTGTATTCCAACCGGAGTCTTCAACGCGTCTGTTTAAATTGGCTATCTGTAGCCCATGTGATTTACGTTTTGCGCCCAAGATTATGTCTAAAGTGGCACAACAGGCACCAAGCGTTCAACTTCATCTAGATGCGGAATTCGATCGTCTTCTGTCTGAACGTATGCGTTACCAAGAGATCGATTTTGTGATCGACTACGCCCGCTTTGATGAGCAAGGGTTCTCTAGCACTGAGATCTTTAAAGATGAACTGGTAGTGATAGCGTCTAAAACGCACTCGCGTATTCAAGGGATGGTATCGGCAGAGCAACTGATTAACGAAAAGCATGCGAAACTATCAAAAGTGCATGGTCAGCGTAGCTTTTCAGAGCAAGCTTATAGAGAACTTGATTGTCAGGCGGCGTATGAAGGTTCAAGCCTTAGCAACTTGCTTTATGTGGTCAGTCAATCTGAGTTGGTGACGATAGCTCCGCGTTGGATCGCTGAAAATGCGGTCAACAGCGATCAGTTACAAATTCTGGATCTGCCATTTGAGAGTCAAGAAATCAGTGGTTACCTGAGCTGGCATGAGTCCAGTGAGAAAGACAAGGGTCACATCTGGCTTCGTGATCAATTGATGATGATCTGTGGCGAAGTTATCGCTCAAAAATAA
- a CDS encoding DeoR family transcriptional regulator — translation MSKRNTQLRRHAISNLVSELGEVSVDELAHQFETSEVTIRKDLASLEKNGQLLRRYGGAISIPTEVIHEELSPNVSTRKLNLAKAAASLIRDHNRIVIDSGSTTAALIQQLNDKRGLVVMTNSLHVANALNELESEPTLLMTGGTWDTHSESFQGKVAESVLRAYDFDQLFIGADGIDLERGTTTFNELVGLSNVMAEVSREVIVMIESEKIGRRIPNLELAWQQIDVLVTDADIKAEHKFQIEQQGVKVICA, via the coding sequence ATGTCGAAACGAAACACTCAACTAAGAAGACACGCTATTTCTAACCTGGTTTCTGAACTGGGCGAAGTCAGTGTCGATGAATTGGCTCATCAGTTTGAGACCTCTGAAGTCACGATTAGAAAGGACTTAGCTTCTTTGGAGAAAAATGGACAGCTTTTGCGTCGTTATGGTGGAGCGATCTCGATCCCAACGGAAGTTATCCATGAAGAATTGAGTCCAAATGTTTCGACTCGAAAGTTAAATTTAGCCAAAGCGGCCGCATCACTGATCCGAGACCATAATCGCATTGTTATCGACAGTGGCAGTACGACCGCAGCATTAATACAGCAGTTAAACGACAAGCGTGGCTTAGTTGTAATGACTAATTCATTACATGTGGCGAATGCGCTCAATGAGCTGGAGAGTGAGCCTACTTTGCTGATGACTGGGGGAACCTGGGACACGCACTCTGAATCCTTTCAAGGCAAAGTCGCTGAATCTGTTTTAAGAGCTTATGACTTTGACCAGCTATTTATTGGTGCTGATGGGATCGACCTAGAGCGCGGAACCACCACATTTAATGAGCTGGTTGGCTTAAGTAATGTAATGGCGGAAGTCTCCCGCGAAGTCATCGTAATGATTGAGTCTGAAAAAATCGGCCGCCGTATTCCGAATCTCGAGCTCGCCTGGCAACAGATTGATGTGCTGGTAACCGACGCGGATATAAAAGCTGAACACAAATTCCAGATTGAACAGCAAGGTGTGAAAGTCATTTGCGCCTGA
- the ilvN gene encoding acetolactate synthase small subunit has translation MRHIISLLLENQPGALSRVVGLFSQRGYNIESLTVSPTDDETLSRMNITTTSNEMQLEQIQKQLHKLIDVLKVQEVTELEHLERELMMVKVKASGFARAEVKRTADIFRGQIVDVTASQYTVQLAGTSEKLDAFIKAISEVTEVVEVARSGVVGIARGERALKP, from the coding sequence ATGAGACACATAATTTCATTGCTATTGGAAAACCAACCTGGTGCTTTGTCTCGCGTTGTAGGCTTGTTCTCTCAGCGTGGTTACAATATTGAATCGTTAACGGTTTCTCCTACGGATGACGAAACCCTTTCTCGTATGAATATCACAACAACCTCGAACGAGATGCAACTAGAGCAGATTCAGAAACAGTTACACAAGTTAATTGATGTGTTAAAAGTTCAGGAAGTGACGGAGCTTGAGCATCTTGAACGTGAGCTGATGATGGTGAAAGTGAAAGCAAGTGGCTTTGCTCGTGCTGAAGTCAAACGCACAGCAGACATCTTCCGCGGACAGATTGTTGATGTGACGGCTTCTCAGTATACCGTTCAGTTGGCAGGAACCAGTGAGAAACTGGATGCGTTTATTAAGGCAATTTCGGAAGTTACGGAAGTAGTAGAAGTCGCTCGTAGTGGGGTTGTAGGCATTGCGCGTGGAGAGCGTGCACTGAAGCCTTAA
- a CDS encoding MJ1255/VC2487 family glycosyltransferase, translated as MKILYGVQGTGNGHIARARAMSKAFASRDVQVDFLFSGRAPEKYFSMEAFGDYQTRRGFTFVTEKGAVNYIKTALNNNLIQFLKEVNQLDLSSYDLVINDFEPVTAWAARKQKKPCIGISHQNAFRYPVPLKGASWLDKSVIEHFAPSQHHLGLHWYHFDQPILPPIIHTLDNQEHSDSFVLVYLPFESIEDIADLLFHFNQQSFICYHPDVIENEVIENIELRPLCHTNFQHHLHRCSGVIANGGFELPSEALSLGKKLLLKPLAGQFEQQSNVATLEDLGLASSMDSLDISAVRHWLKEQQAESVKYPDVAQAIVNWVLQGVWDSQEALSKQLWEQVDFPSYVSNI; from the coding sequence ATGAAAATTCTATACGGTGTGCAAGGCACCGGGAATGGGCATATTGCTCGTGCCAGAGCGATGAGTAAAGCATTTGCGTCGCGTGATGTGCAGGTGGACTTTCTGTTTTCAGGTCGAGCTCCAGAGAAATATTTTTCAATGGAAGCCTTTGGTGATTATCAAACTCGTCGAGGGTTTACTTTCGTGACTGAAAAAGGGGCAGTGAACTACATAAAAACAGCACTCAACAACAATTTGATTCAGTTTCTTAAAGAAGTGAATCAGCTAGATCTGTCGTCTTATGATCTAGTGATTAATGATTTTGAACCTGTCACGGCATGGGCTGCCCGTAAGCAGAAAAAGCCATGCATCGGCATCAGCCATCAGAACGCATTTCGTTATCCCGTACCGTTAAAAGGGGCCAGCTGGCTGGATAAATCAGTAATTGAGCACTTTGCGCCATCGCAACATCATTTGGGATTGCATTGGTATCATTTCGACCAGCCAATACTGCCTCCCATCATTCATACACTGGACAATCAGGAACACAGCGATAGCTTTGTGCTGGTTTACCTGCCTTTTGAATCTATCGAGGACATTGCTGATCTGTTGTTCCACTTTAATCAGCAGTCATTCATTTGTTATCACCCTGATGTGATAGAAAATGAAGTGATTGAGAATATCGAGTTGCGCCCATTGTGCCATACCAATTTTCAGCATCACCTACACCGTTGTAGTGGTGTGATCGCCAATGGTGGTTTTGAGTTGCCGTCAGAGGCACTTTCCCTTGGTAAGAAGCTGTTGTTGAAACCACTAGCGGGTCAATTTGAGCAACAGAGTAACGTCGCAACGCTCGAAGATTTAGGGCTCGCTTCTTCCATGGACAGCTTAGATATTTCGGCGGTGCGTCATTGGTTGAAGGAGCAACAAGCAGAGAGCGTTAAGTACCCGGATGTGGCACAGGCGATAGTTAACTGGGTGTTGCAAGGTGTCTGGGATTCTCAGGAAGCGTTGTCCAAGCAATTGTGGGAACAAGTAGACTTCCCTAGTTACGTATCCAATATCTAG
- a CDS encoding phosphatase PAP2 family protein translates to MRTIETITQPITAIAKFDLALSSVCLQHRFNQQVANISKGISHSGDGHLYLVLGVLAWYLDKDLGLWFLLAGLLAFAIELPIYWTLKNSFKRRRPEELSALLPAFITPSDRYSLPSGHTAAAFVMATLIDHFYPQLGFAAYFWASLIGSARIFLGVHFFTDIIIGALLGSLCAGLAISIIGV, encoded by the coding sequence ATGAGAACGATAGAGACAATTACTCAGCCAATAACGGCCATCGCTAAGTTTGACTTAGCACTTTCTAGCGTTTGTTTGCAACATCGCTTTAACCAACAAGTGGCTAATATCAGCAAAGGGATCTCACACAGCGGTGACGGTCACCTTTACTTAGTCCTCGGTGTGTTGGCGTGGTATCTGGATAAGGATCTGGGCTTGTGGTTTCTGCTTGCCGGGTTGTTGGCATTTGCCATAGAACTGCCCATCTACTGGACGCTGAAAAACAGTTTTAAGCGTCGCCGCCCTGAAGAACTGAGCGCTTTGTTACCTGCTTTTATTACCCCTTCTGATCGCTACAGTTTACCGTCTGGACATACTGCTGCCGCTTTTGTTATGGCAACGCTTATTGACCACTTTTACCCACAACTGGGGTTTGCTGCTTATTTCTGGGCGAGCTTGATCGGCTCTGCGCGTATTTTTCTCGGGGTGCACTTTTTTACCGACATCATTATAGGTGCGCTGCTAGGAAGTCTGTGTGCTGGGCTCGCTATTTCAATCATCGGAGTGTAA